The Aureispira anguillae genome contains a region encoding:
- a CDS encoding cytochrome-c peroxidase — MKYIIFLLFLGFLMISFNSIDSPSTELELGEKLFFDPLLSRDHSISCASCHQPQFAFADTTSFSLGVDGQLGTRNTPSSMNMLSRPYFFYDGRAASIEEQVLMPIHNPIEMDLPIPTLLDRLNNGPYLQWFQTIYGSPADSSNLSMALAAFVSSLESPGDSPFDQWMQGDTLAMSSAQIRGREIFNEKAKCFDCHFGPDFTGDEFRNIGLFNGSDTLGDVGRFAISQDSSDLGKLKVPGLRNIAITAPYMHNGQFTTLEEVVDYYDDPSQFVHGSINRDTLLQEPLHLTVNEKQDLIQFLEALTDRRFQKQ; from the coding sequence ATGAAATATATCATTTTCCTCCTTTTTTTGGGATTTCTTATGATTTCCTTTAATTCGATAGATTCCCCCAGTACAGAACTAGAATTGGGCGAAAAATTATTCTTTGACCCTTTGCTCTCTAGAGACCATAGCATTAGTTGTGCCTCCTGTCATCAGCCCCAATTTGCCTTTGCCGATACCACTAGCTTCAGCTTGGGGGTAGACGGTCAGCTAGGGACTAGAAATACGCCTTCTTCTATGAACATGCTATCTCGTCCTTATTTTTTTTATGATGGACGAGCGGCTTCCATAGAAGAACAAGTACTGATGCCCATTCACAATCCCATTGAAATGGATTTGCCGATTCCTACCCTTTTGGATCGCCTCAACAATGGACCTTACCTGCAATGGTTTCAAACCATTTATGGCAGCCCAGCAGATTCTAGCAATCTAAGCATGGCTTTAGCTGCCTTTGTTTCTTCGTTAGAATCTCCTGGAGATTCTCCCTTTGATCAATGGATGCAAGGAGATACCTTAGCAATGAGTTCAGCGCAAATTAGAGGCCGAGAGATTTTTAATGAAAAAGCCAAGTGTTTTGATTGTCATTTTGGTCCAGATTTTACAGGAGATGAATTTAGAAACATTGGCTTGTTTAATGGAAGTGATACCTTAGGTGATGTTGGTCGATTTGCCATTAGTCAAGATTCAAGCGATTTGGGCAAATTAAAGGTTCCTGGTTTGCGCAATATTGCCATCACAGCGCCTTATATGCACAATGGTCAGTTTACCACCTTAGAAGAAGTCGTGGATTATTACGATGACCCTAGCCAATTTGTACATGGTTCTATCAATAGAGATACCTTATTGCAAGAGCCGCTACACCTAACCGTCAACGAAAAACAGGATTTGATTCAATTTTTAGAGGCCTTAACGGATCGTCGTTTTCAAAAACAATAA
- the pbpC gene encoding penicillin-binding protein 1C yields MSRLKNSLKNIIYFFCVRHLKKTILIFLSIGLIYWFCLPKKIFDTPTSIVLVDRTGYLLGARIASDGQWRFPHNDSVPAKFAIAITEYEDRRFYHHIGVDIKGIGRAIRDNYQDGKITSGASTITMQVMRMSTQRRGRSFYRKMHEMMMATRLEMAYSKAQILALYASNAPFGGNVVGLDAAAWRYYGKAPSLLSWGEAATLAVLPNSPGLVHPGRNRKRLLEKRNLLLSKFRERGLIDSITTTLAQEEEIPAAPLPLPQLAPHLVGRIQKEQKLGINKKKYAYFQTTLASDLQIRIQQLLLQQYQHLQTNGVHNIAVLVADTKSGEVLSYWGNVIPPHSKEDQGQNVDIITSPRSTGSILKPFLYASMLHNGDILPHSLVPDIPMYMGGYRPKNFYENYDGVVPASRALVRSLNIPMVRMLQEYGTANFCTQLQKLGISTITQSPKHYGLSLILGGAEASLWDLCGAYASMGRTLLNYNQRTQQQQHCYSPTDFRPLHYLLKDSTPSPQNFLKEAPILSAASIYNTFEIMRQLERPNTEGGWKYFESSRDIAWKTGTSFGFRDAWAIGVTPEYTIGVWVGNANGEGRQGLVGVKAAAPILFDVFNQLPHTTWFNPPKEELLKLPVCKKSGFRPSIHCETIDTVLVGRHARQVKSCPFHQQLHLDSTGTYQVNGNCESVHNMVHQTWFLLPPLEEYYYKHRNPSYRLPPRFRDDCRLNSEQRSMQFIYPKNPTKIFIPIDYDGRINGTVFRVAHQNPEKVIYWHLDNTYLGMTKDFHEMELKPNAGKHKIVLVDEDGIRIEQSFEIVLKKR; encoded by the coding sequence TTGAGTCGTTTAAAAAATAGTCTTAAAAATATAATTTACTTTTTTTGCGTTCGTCACCTCAAAAAGACCATTTTGATCTTTCTGTCGATTGGTCTAATCTATTGGTTTTGTCTTCCCAAAAAAATATTTGATACGCCTACCAGTATTGTTTTAGTCGATCGGACGGGTTATTTATTAGGAGCTAGAATTGCGAGCGATGGGCAATGGCGTTTTCCTCATAATGATTCGGTTCCCGCTAAATTTGCCATTGCAATTACGGAGTATGAAGATCGACGTTTTTACCATCACATAGGAGTAGACATTAAAGGGATTGGGCGAGCTATCCGAGATAATTATCAAGATGGAAAAATCACGAGTGGCGCTAGTACGATAACCATGCAGGTCATGCGAATGTCTACCCAACGCAGGGGGCGTTCCTTTTATAGAAAAATGCATGAAATGATGATGGCAACTCGTCTGGAGATGGCTTATTCCAAAGCTCAAATCTTAGCCTTGTATGCGTCTAATGCTCCCTTTGGTGGCAATGTTGTTGGTTTGGATGCCGCAGCGTGGCGATACTATGGCAAAGCCCCTAGCCTGTTATCTTGGGGCGAAGCTGCTACGCTTGCCGTTTTGCCCAATAGTCCTGGGCTCGTTCATCCAGGCAGAAATCGAAAACGCCTGCTAGAAAAACGCAATTTATTGCTCTCCAAATTTAGAGAACGAGGGCTAATTGACTCCATTACCACCACACTAGCACAAGAAGAAGAAATTCCAGCCGCTCCGCTCCCACTTCCCCAATTAGCTCCCCATTTGGTAGGACGCATTCAAAAAGAGCAAAAATTGGGGATCAACAAAAAAAAGTATGCCTATTTTCAGACTACCTTAGCTTCTGATTTACAAATTAGAATTCAACAACTGTTATTACAACAATATCAGCACTTACAAACCAATGGTGTACACAATATTGCTGTTTTGGTAGCCGATACAAAATCTGGCGAAGTACTGTCGTATTGGGGCAATGTCATTCCTCCACATAGCAAAGAGGATCAAGGGCAAAATGTTGACATCATTACTTCTCCAAGAAGCACAGGGTCTATTCTAAAACCATTTCTGTATGCCTCTATGTTGCACAATGGCGATATACTTCCACATAGTCTAGTCCCCGATATTCCAATGTATATGGGAGGGTATCGCCCCAAAAATTTTTATGAAAATTATGATGGTGTTGTTCCTGCTAGTCGTGCCCTAGTTCGTTCTTTAAATATTCCAATGGTTCGTATGTTGCAAGAATATGGCACGGCCAATTTTTGTACACAATTACAAAAATTAGGCATCAGCACAATCACCCAATCCCCAAAACACTATGGTCTTTCGCTTATCTTGGGAGGCGCAGAAGCTAGCCTTTGGGATTTGTGTGGAGCCTATGCTAGTATGGGGAGGACGCTATTAAATTATAACCAACGAACCCAGCAACAACAACATTGCTATAGTCCTACTGACTTTCGCCCTTTGCATTATCTATTAAAAGACAGTACCCCTAGCCCTCAAAATTTTCTCAAAGAAGCTCCTATATTAAGTGCTGCTAGTATTTATAATACATTTGAAATTATGCGCCAACTTGAACGCCCCAATACTGAAGGAGGTTGGAAATATTTTGAATCGTCTAGAGATATTGCTTGGAAAACGGGAACTAGTTTTGGTTTTAGGGATGCTTGGGCTATTGGTGTAACACCAGAATACACCATTGGGGTTTGGGTTGGCAATGCGAATGGAGAAGGTAGACAAGGGCTAGTTGGGGTCAAAGCAGCGGCTCCTATACTCTTTGATGTATTCAACCAATTGCCGCATACAACTTGGTTCAATCCCCCCAAAGAAGAGCTCTTAAAACTACCTGTTTGTAAAAAAAGCGGCTTCCGACCTTCCATCCATTGTGAAACAATCGATACGGTTTTAGTCGGTCGTCATGCACGCCAAGTGAAGTCTTGTCCATTTCATCAACAATTACACCTAGACAGTACAGGCACTTATCAAGTGAATGGCAACTGCGAATCTGTTCATAACATGGTGCATCAGACCTGGTTTTTGTTGCCCCCATTAGAAGAATATTATTACAAGCACCGCAATCCTTCTTATCGCTTGCCACCAAGATTTAGAGACGATTGTCGCCTTAATTCTGAACAGCGCTCTATGCAGTTTATCTATCCCAAAAATCCAACAAAAATTTTTATTCCCATTGACTATGATGGTAGAATTAATGGCACGGTCTTTCGAGTAGCACATCAAAACCCCGAAAAGGTTATTTATTGGCATCTAGACAATACCTATCTAGGTATGACCAAAGACTTTCATGAAATGGAGCTTAAACCCAATGCAGGAAAACACAAGATTGTATTGGTGGATGAGGACGGAATTAGAATTGAGCAAAGTTTTGAGATTGTCTTAAAAAAAAGATAA
- a CDS encoding tetratricopeptide repeat protein, with protein sequence MQFTSKVFLFLFLVLLSFRPWSLLAQNTAEEFYQLGQTSFDAEAFDLAVEHYTNAIQKNPQFVEAYINRGVTYERLKEYEKALEDYQFSIALNSTYAIVYNNMGWINFLYSNYDKAIEHYTKAIELDKKMAIAYNNRGLAYSAQENLKLALEDYRMAIYWDPYFADAYDNMGDIRFSLEQYKDALKLYSKAIELNPNFVVAYNNRGLTSHAIKRYWDAIKDFDKAIELQPTTSLFYLNKGNSYKAYQQYTKAIIAYSNAIKIDPENSLAYMNRAWTKLHADQLLSAHDDINKALELAPNHATAYYYRGLIQFHSKQYDAALQDYEKALALNRYLEGLKEAIKTVQNRLEKEEKTTD encoded by the coding sequence ATGCAATTTACATCTAAAGTATTCCTATTCCTTTTTTTAGTACTTCTTAGCTTCCGTCCTTGGTCTCTTTTGGCTCAAAATACAGCAGAAGAATTTTACCAATTGGGGCAAACTAGTTTTGATGCCGAAGCCTTTGATCTGGCCGTTGAACACTATACCAATGCCATTCAAAAGAATCCACAATTCGTAGAAGCTTATATCAATAGAGGAGTTACTTACGAGCGATTAAAGGAGTATGAAAAAGCCTTAGAAGATTATCAATTTTCAATTGCACTAAATTCAACTTATGCCATTGTCTACAACAATATGGGGTGGATTAACTTTTTGTATAGTAACTACGATAAAGCCATTGAGCATTATACCAAGGCGATCGAATTGGACAAAAAAATGGCCATAGCATACAACAACCGTGGCTTGGCTTATAGTGCGCAAGAAAACTTAAAATTAGCACTAGAAGATTATAGAATGGCGATTTATTGGGATCCCTATTTTGCAGATGCTTATGACAATATGGGAGATATTCGTTTTAGCTTAGAACAATATAAAGATGCCTTAAAATTATACAGTAAAGCCATTGAACTCAATCCTAATTTTGTAGTGGCCTATAACAATAGAGGGCTCACCTCACATGCGATCAAACGCTATTGGGATGCTATAAAAGATTTTGACAAAGCCATTGAACTCCAACCTACTACTAGTCTTTTTTATCTCAACAAGGGAAATTCTTACAAAGCCTATCAACAATATACCAAAGCTATTATTGCTTATTCTAACGCTATTAAAATAGACCCAGAAAATAGTTTAGCCTACATGAATAGAGCTTGGACAAAACTGCATGCAGATCAGTTACTAAGTGCTCACGATGACATCAATAAAGCGCTAGAATTAGCTCCCAATCATGCGACGGCTTATTATTATCGAGGTTTGATACAATTTCACTCGAAACAATACGATGCTGCCTTACAAGATTATGAAAAAGCACTGGCATTAAATCGTTATCTGGAAGGACTTAAAGAAGCCATAAAAACAGTACAAAATAGATTGGAAAAAGAGGAAAAAACAACGGATTAA